AGAACAGCAAAGACTAGCTTTTGCTCGACTATTAATCACTAAACCCACTTTTACTATCTTAGATGAAGCAACCAGCGCTTTAGATTTGGCCAATGAAGCCAGCTTATATCAGCAATTACAGGAAAGTGAAACCACTTTTATTAGTGTTGGTCATCGGGAAAGTTTATTTAATTATCATCGATGGGTCTTAGAGTTAACAGAAAATTCCCATTGGCAGCTGTCAACTGTAGAAGATTATCAGCGCAAAAAAGTTAATAACCTAGTGATGACATCAAAAAAATCAGAAAATTTCTCGGCGGTAAAAATAGAGACTTTGTCTGAGGTTAAAACTGAGCATGATGCGGAAATTGCCGGAGTTTCTGAAATAGCCGAAGGTTTGTCCCATCAACAAATGCAGTCTCTAACTGATTATTCTTTAAGTAACGTCCGGAGTCGTGCCAGTTTAGGTAAAATTATTACTGCCAAAGATGGTTTTAATTATCGTTACGATAAAGACCCAAAAACCTTAAAATGGGTGAGAATATAGCTAATGGGGTGACAAACAGATTGAAAGTGAGACAGAGTATTCAGACTTCCCCCTCTCAGGAGAACTAGAGAATGAGGTTTTTGCTGGGTAAGTTGATTAACAAGCTACTAACTGATAACTGATAACTGATAACTGGTATAGGAGTTTTATCAAATGAAAGCACTGGAAAAACTGGTGACGGAACGATTATATTTAGTCCCCTTCAAGCTTGAACTTCTCAAGGCCGCAATTATAGGTATCGATGAATTAGCAACAATTTTGGGGGTAAAAGTTGCAGCTGACTGGGCCGAACAAGAGTTGATTCAAGCTTTCCCTGATATTGCCAATATTTTGCTGCAATTCCCCTTACAAAATGAGTGGGGGTGGGGGAGTTTAATTATTCATCAAGCAGAAAATACCCTTATTGGTCATGTGATGATCAAAATTATTCCTGATGTCACAGGTTTACCCACAGATGCTGTAGAAATTGGCTATCAAGTAGCGCCGTTATATCGACGACAAGGCTACGCATCCGAGGCGACAAAAGCAATGATGGACTGGACACTTTCTCAACCTGGTATGCAAACAGTGACCGCCGGCTGCGCTCCCGATAATATAGCTTCAAAGCGAGTTTTAGAAAAAATAGGCATGGATCTGATAGAAGCACGAGAGAAAGTCTTGGTCTGGAAATTAAGTAGGGTTTGCTGAAAAAGTTTGTTGGTGGGGTTAGGAGTCAGTTATCAGTTATCAGTTATCAGTTATCAGTTCACTGAGAAAACTCCCCACTTCCCCACTTCCCACACCCTACACCCTCTTTCAAGTCAGGAGTCGGGGGGAATCGGGAGTCAGAGCCTCGTCGATGCGATAAAATACTCTGGCTCTGTCTTTGCCAGTTTATGAGTTGACAAGGATTTCAGCGATTGCCTGGGAGATAGGAAAATAAGGAGGATAAAGTTCTAGCCAGAAAAACTCGCCAACGGGATTAATTTCTAAAAAGATATAACGTTCATCTGGTGTGACAATCATATCAATTGCACCATAATTAAGACCGAAATATTTCATTAATTCTAGTAGTTGCTTTTCAATAGTTTTCGGTAAATCGTAGGGTTGCCATTGTTGATGGAGCGCTCTTCCCTCTTTTCGCCAATCGTAGATAGCGCCGTCTAATTGTTGGGAATTAATCGCCGCCGTAAATATTTGTTCACCGACGATAGTGATGCGTAATTCCAAAGCTTTAGGAATGTTTTCCTGAAAAGTCATGGGACAAAATTGCAAACCTTCCAAATTATCTAGGTCTTCCTTAGTAACAGGACTTGTAAAAACAACCATTTCCTCTTGCTTGTCTCCATAAATAGCAAATTGAGAAAGCATTTTAGTCACAATTCCTGTCGCTTCAAACTCCTGAGCAAATTGCTTGACAGCTTCAGGATTATTAGAAGTTAAAGTCCCAGGAATTAATAAACCTAATTGTTGCGCTACTTGTAACTGCAATTGTTTATGATTGGCATGATCTACCTTAGCAATTGGGTCAAGATGAAAACCAGATAAACTAGCAATCATTCCTCGAATACTTAACCGACATTCCTTAAGAGAAGCTTCGCGAAATTGACTATCCATCCCATCGGGTAATTTTAGTCCGTATCTCATGCGTCGATACCAGACAGAAGAAACTTCTTTTAGCTCTAATTTTTGTTCTCCA
This portion of the Microcystis aeruginosa NIES-2549 genome encodes:
- a CDS encoding MvdD family ATP-grasp ribosomal peptide maturase — its product is MTVLIVTFSHDNESIPLVIKAIETMGKKAFRFDTDRFPTEVKVDLYSDDKKGGIITDGEQKLELKEVSSVWYRRMRYGLKLPDGMDSQFREASLKECRLSIRGMIASLSGFHLDPIAKVDHANHKQLQLQVAQQLGLLIPGTLTSNNPEAVKQFAQEFEATGIVTKMLSQFAIYGDKQEEMVVFTSPVTKEDLDNLEGLQFCPMTFQENIPKALELRITIVGEQIFTAAINSQQLDGAIYDWRKEGRALHQQWQPYDLPKTIEKQLLELMKYFGLNYGAIDMIVTPDERYIFLEINPVGEFFWLELYPPYFPISQAIAEILVNS
- a CDS encoding GNAT family N-acetyltransferase: MKALEKLVTERLYLVPFKLELLKAAIIGIDELATILGVKVAADWAEQELIQAFPDIANILLQFPLQNEWGWGSLIIHQAENTLIGHVMIKIIPDVTGLPTDAVEIGYQVAPLYRRQGYASEATKAMMDWTLSQPGMQTVTAGCAPDNIASKRVLEKIGMDLIEAREKVLVWKLSRVC